A window of Bos taurus isolate L1 Dominette 01449 registration number 42190680 breed Hereford chromosome 19, ARS-UCD2.0, whole genome shotgun sequence contains these coding sequences:
- the GJD3 gene encoding gap junction delta-3 protein, translated as MGEWAFLGSLLDAVQLQSPLLGRLWLVVMLIFRILVLATVGGAVFEDEQEEFVCNTLQPGCRQTCYDRAFPVSHYRFWLFHILLLSAPPVLFVIYSVHRASKEPGGADGGAGAPGRPGDRRARRCYLLSVALRLLAELTFLAGQALLYGFRVAPRFVCAGPPCPHTVDCFVSRPTEKTVFLVFYFAVGLLSALLSVAELGHLLWKGGSRAGSYLQAAERDNRCNRAHEKAQQLLQPLPALPTRRPGTDPYAPPAYAHGAPAGDSEGGSGRSKASLATIRQDLAI; from the coding sequence ATGGGGGAGTGGGCGTTCCTCGGCTCGCTGCTGGACGCCGTGCAGCTGCAGTCGCCGCTCTTGGGCCGCCTGTGGCTGGTGGTCATGCTGATCTTCCGCATCCTGGTGCTGGCCACGGTGGGCGGCGCCGTGTTCGAGGACGAGCAGGAGGAGTTTGTGTGCAACACTCTGCAGCCTGGCTGTCGCCAGACCTGCTACGACCGTGCCTTCCCCGTCTCCCACTACCGCTTCTGGCTCTTCCACATCCTGCTGCTGTCGGCCCCGCCGGTGCTCTTCGTCATCTACTCGGTGCACCGGGCCAGCAAAGAGCCGGGCGGCGCGGACGGCGGGGCGGGGGCCCCGGGGCGCCCGGGGGACCGCCGCGCGCGCCGCTGCTACCTGCTGAGCGTGGCGCTGCGCCTGCTGGCTGAGCTGACCTTCCTGGCGGGCCAGGCGCTGCTCTACGGCTTCCGCGTGGCCCCGCGCTTCGTGTGCGCAGGTCCCCCGTGCCCGCACACCGTGGACTGCTTCGTGAGCCGGCCCACCGAGAAGACTGTCTTCCTGGTCTTCTACTTCGCGGTGGGGCTGCTCTCGGCGCTGCTCAGCGTGGCCGAGCTGGGCCACCTGCTCTGGAAGGGCGGCTCGCGTGCCGGCAGCTATCTCCAGGCCGCCGAGCGCGACAACCGCTGCAACCGCGCGCACGAGAAGGCGCAGCAGCTGCTCCAGCCGCTGCCGGCCCTGCCCACGCGGCGACCGGGCACCGACCCCTACGCCCCACCGGCTTATGCGCACGGGGCGCCTGCCGGTGACAGCGAGGGCGGCAGCGGCCGCAGCAAGGCGTCGCTGGCCACCATCCGTCAGGACCTGGCCATCTAG